One Mycobacteroides salmoniphilum DNA segment encodes these proteins:
- the lnt gene encoding apolipoprotein N-acyltransferase has translation MADETVDESVDEIVDEDVTGRHAQANVPIDEELQAPGETGPSRGAAFAGALRARGIAFVQAWLRAASRQGAALIGGLALCASFPPWGFWWAAFPALSILGWVLWSPKTRLRGGLGYGLLFGLAFYIPLLPWTGQLVGAVPWLALSLLCATWMALFGVVAVAVRNLPGWPLWFAAAWSAAEWGKASVPFGGFPWGRIAFGQGDGPVLSLARYGGAPLVSFTVALGAFAVTALGIEMYRWWRSPSLGPDGARPVPSVLLPGACVCLVLFAMAVSWQQVRHASHGATDGRTVTVAAVQGNVPRLGLDFNAQRRAVLDYHVKETLLLAQDVKAGKAPAPQFVVWPENSSDIDPIRNADAAEAITEAAQAIGVPILVGGVLRHPDSTPEQPKSINSIIVWDPNSGPGERHDKQIVQPFGEYLPWRSFFANFSEYADRAGYFVPGDGNGVVTAGGVKIGVTTCWEVLFDRAARLSTLNGAEILAVPSNNALFGTAMSEQQLAISKVRAVEHDREVIVVGTTGISAFISPDGVDAGRTKFFEPAYIDMQVRLHDDLTPATQWGPWIEWALAVIAGLAVLASAGLAILHNGGLKRPEREVEPSSPIKET, from the coding sequence ATGGCTGACGAAACTGTCGACGAATCCGTCGACGAGATTGTTGATGAGGACGTGACGGGTCGCCATGCGCAGGCCAACGTTCCGATAGACGAGGAGCTGCAGGCTCCGGGCGAGACAGGCCCGTCACGCGGTGCGGCCTTCGCGGGGGCCCTGCGCGCTCGCGGTATCGCGTTCGTTCAGGCCTGGCTGCGCGCGGCGAGCCGCCAGGGCGCGGCGTTGATCGGAGGCCTCGCATTGTGTGCGAGCTTCCCGCCTTGGGGTTTCTGGTGGGCCGCGTTCCCGGCCCTGTCGATTCTGGGATGGGTGCTCTGGTCTCCGAAGACCAGGCTGCGCGGTGGGCTCGGGTATGGGCTGCTGTTCGGTCTCGCGTTTTACATCCCGCTGCTGCCCTGGACGGGTCAGCTGGTGGGCGCCGTCCCATGGCTGGCACTGTCCTTGCTCTGCGCGACCTGGATGGCCCTGTTCGGTGTGGTGGCGGTCGCCGTGCGGAACCTGCCGGGTTGGCCGCTGTGGTTCGCCGCCGCGTGGTCGGCTGCCGAATGGGGTAAGGCAAGCGTTCCGTTTGGCGGGTTCCCTTGGGGGCGTATCGCTTTCGGACAAGGCGACGGTCCCGTACTGAGCCTGGCGCGATATGGGGGAGCGCCGTTGGTGTCCTTCACGGTGGCCCTGGGTGCCTTCGCGGTGACCGCACTCGGCATCGAGATGTATCGCTGGTGGCGCAGCCCGTCCCTAGGCCCGGATGGTGCCCGGCCGGTGCCCTCGGTGCTACTGCCCGGGGCCTGCGTGTGTCTTGTGCTGTTCGCCATGGCGGTGAGCTGGCAGCAGGTTCGGCACGCCAGCCACGGTGCCACGGATGGGCGGACCGTCACCGTCGCCGCAGTGCAGGGGAACGTTCCGCGTTTGGGGCTCGATTTCAACGCCCAACGGCGCGCTGTACTCGACTACCACGTGAAGGAAACTCTCCTGTTGGCCCAGGACGTGAAGGCGGGTAAGGCTCCGGCACCGCAGTTCGTCGTGTGGCCGGAGAACTCCTCGGATATCGATCCGATCCGCAACGCCGACGCGGCCGAGGCCATCACCGAAGCAGCACAGGCCATCGGCGTACCCATCCTGGTCGGCGGCGTGCTGCGGCACCCAGATTCCACCCCCGAACAGCCCAAATCGATCAATTCGATCATCGTGTGGGATCCCAACAGCGGCCCGGGTGAACGTCATGACAAGCAGATCGTGCAACCGTTCGGTGAGTACCTGCCGTGGCGGAGTTTCTTCGCGAACTTCTCGGAGTACGCAGACCGCGCCGGATACTTCGTCCCGGGGGATGGCAACGGTGTCGTCACCGCCGGTGGAGTGAAGATCGGTGTGACGACGTGCTGGGAGGTCCTGTTCGACAGGGCGGCGCGGCTGTCCACTCTCAACGGTGCCGAAATTCTCGCGGTGCCGAGCAACAACGCCCTGTTCGGTACTGCGATGAGTGAACAGCAGCTGGCCATTTCCAAGGTTCGGGCCGTCGAACACGACCGGGAGGTCATCGTCGTCGGCACCACCGGGATCAGCGCATTTATCTCTCCCGACGGCGTCGATGCGGGCCGCACCAAGTTTTTCGAACCGGCGTACATCGACATGCAAGTGCGACTGCACGACGACCTGACACCCGCCACCCAATGGGGTCCCTGGATCGAATGGGCTCTTGCTGTGATCGCGGGACTTGCCGTCCTGGCCTCGGCTGGCCTGGCGATACTGCACAATGGAGGGCTGAAGAGGCCGGAACGTGAGGTAGAGCCGTCCTCACCGATTAAGGAGACCTGA
- a CDS encoding polyprenol monophosphomannose synthase — protein sequence MDPVTERPSARTLVIIPTYNERENLPLILGRLHKAQPDVHVLIVDDGSPDGTGELADEAALADPDRVHVMHRKEKGGLGAAYIAGFGWGLARQYSVLVEMDADGSHAPEQLSRLLDAVDAGADLAIGSRYVPGGTVVNWPWRRLVLSRSANVYARLVLGVKPHDITAGYRAYRREVLEKLDLAAVESHGYCFQIDLTLRTIAHGFEVAEVPITFTERAIGESKMSGSIINEALVKVTKWGIRNRLDRARGINR from the coding sequence GTGGATCCCGTGACCGAACGTCCGAGCGCCCGGACCCTGGTGATCATTCCGACGTACAACGAGCGGGAGAATCTCCCGCTGATCCTTGGTCGGCTGCACAAGGCGCAACCCGATGTCCATGTGCTGATCGTCGATGACGGCAGCCCCGACGGCACCGGCGAACTCGCCGATGAGGCCGCGCTTGCCGATCCGGATCGCGTGCACGTCATGCATCGCAAGGAAAAGGGTGGCCTGGGCGCCGCCTACATTGCCGGCTTCGGTTGGGGCCTGGCACGTCAGTACTCGGTACTGGTGGAGATGGACGCCGACGGTAGTCACGCCCCCGAACAGCTGTCTCGGCTGCTCGATGCCGTGGACGCCGGAGCCGACCTGGCGATCGGTTCTCGCTACGTTCCAGGGGGCACCGTCGTCAACTGGCCGTGGCGGCGGTTGGTGCTGTCCCGTAGCGCGAACGTCTATGCCCGGTTGGTACTGGGCGTCAAGCCGCACGACATCACCGCGGGATACCGCGCGTACCGGCGTGAGGTGCTCGAAAAGCTGGATTTGGCAGCCGTCGAATCACACGGCTATTGCTTCCAGATCGACCTCACCCTGCGCACCATCGCGCACGGTTTCGAGGTTGCCGAGGTGCCGATCACCTTCACCGAACGCGCGATCGGCGAATCCAAGATGAGTGGGTCGATCATCAACGAAGCCCTGGTCAAGGTGACCAAATGGGGTATCAGAAACCGCCTGGATCGGGCGCGCGGCATCAATCGCTGA
- a CDS encoding SDR family NAD(P)-dependent oxidoreductase, translating into MSASGRSVAGSAVLITGAASGMGKATARVFAEDGAFVAVTDLRLEDAQAVAAEIGDSAAPWALDVTDDGQITEVVAAVAERFGRLDIVVNNAGFAAFRSLDDPDYGDTWARSLAVHLTAPQRIVRAALPFLRNSPAPRVVNIASTEALGATPYDSPYVAAKSGLAGLTRSLAVDLGRDGITVNCICPGPIDTAMTAAISAEDKDTYARRRTALRRYGRAEEVAHMTLSVCLPAASYLTGTVIPVDGGLMARNA; encoded by the coding sequence ATGAGTGCCTCCGGCAGGTCTGTCGCGGGTTCGGCCGTTCTGATCACCGGTGCCGCCAGCGGCATGGGGAAGGCCACTGCCCGGGTTTTCGCCGAGGATGGCGCCTTTGTCGCGGTGACCGATCTTCGGTTGGAGGACGCACAAGCAGTCGCCGCTGAGATCGGTGATTCGGCAGCCCCCTGGGCGCTGGACGTCACCGATGATGGGCAGATCACCGAGGTGGTCGCGGCCGTCGCCGAACGATTCGGCCGACTGGACATTGTGGTGAACAACGCCGGTTTTGCCGCGTTCAGGTCGCTCGATGACCCGGACTACGGCGACACCTGGGCTCGCTCCCTTGCCGTCCATCTGACCGCACCCCAACGGATTGTCCGTGCGGCGCTTCCGTTCCTGCGTAACTCCCCTGCCCCGCGCGTGGTCAACATCGCCTCCACGGAGGCTCTCGGTGCCACCCCGTATGACAGTCCATATGTCGCGGCCAAGTCCGGCCTGGCCGGTCTGACCAGGAGTTTGGCTGTCGACCTGGGACGAGACGGGATCACGGTGAACTGCATCTGTCCGGGGCCCATCGACACCGCGATGACGGCGGCGATCTCCGCCGAGGACAAGGACACTTATGCCCGTCGGCGCACCGCGCTGCGTCGCTATGGTCGCGCCGAAGAAGTCGCGCACATGACATTGAGCGTGTGCCTACCGGCGGCGTCCTATCTCACCGGCACCGTCATCCCCGTCGACGGCGGCCTGATGGCCCGCAATGCGTGA
- a CDS encoding RNA polymerase-binding protein RbpA, protein MADRVLRGSRLGAVSYETDRDHDLAPRRMARYRTDNGEEFDVPFAHDAEIPANWACRNGLEGTLLDGDVPEPKKVKPPRTHWDMLLERRSVEELDELLKERLELIKGRRRG, encoded by the coding sequence ATGGCAGATCGTGTTCTACGGGGCAGCCGACTCGGCGCCGTCAGCTACGAAACCGATCGTGACCACGACCTGGCGCCCCGCCGTATGGCTCGCTACCGCACCGATAACGGTGAGGAGTTCGACGTTCCCTTCGCCCACGATGCCGAGATCCCGGCCAACTGGGCATGCCGCAATGGTTTGGAAGGCACCCTCCTCGACGGCGATGTGCCCGAGCCCAAGAAGGTGAAGCCCCCGCGTACGCACTGGGACATGCTCCTGGAGCGCCGCAGCGTTGAGGAGCTCGACGAGCTACTCAAGGAGCGTCTGGAACTGATCAAGGGCCGTCGCAGGGGCTAG
- a CDS encoding class I SAM-dependent methyltransferase, which yields MSSRRLDRRASFTAQSCAAQRAAETLQPPRRRLLDDPYSRHFIRSPLLRACLIHPLVARGFIGALKSVFGAAGHFFLVLRVRYTDDVLDAAIKDGVDQVVLLGAGFDTTTLRRAAHGSVRIFEVDAPTTQADKRAVMERLRSPEDNNQIVWVPCDFEHDVLRERLLANGFDPTRPSLFIWLGVTAYLTQDALDATLADLATVCAPGSLLVFDYLDTSVVTGGDSTSVRARLWTEAAARFGEPYLTGLTADDADALLAAHGFQCRKHLTTRELLQRYAPTYASRSPADGRAAITTAQRG from the coding sequence GTGAGTAGTCGTCGTCTTGATCGTCGGGCGAGTTTTACGGCGCAATCCTGCGCGGCCCAACGCGCGGCGGAAACGTTGCAGCCGCCACGGCGGCGCCTGCTCGACGATCCGTACTCGCGGCATTTCATCCGCAGTCCCCTGCTACGGGCCTGTTTGATTCATCCTTTGGTGGCGCGCGGCTTTATCGGAGCGCTGAAATCCGTGTTCGGCGCCGCGGGTCACTTCTTCCTGGTCTTACGGGTGCGCTACACCGATGACGTCCTCGATGCCGCCATCAAGGATGGCGTCGATCAGGTTGTACTGCTGGGTGCCGGATTCGACACCACCACGTTGCGCCGGGCGGCACACGGCTCCGTCAGGATCTTCGAGGTCGACGCGCCTACCACGCAAGCGGACAAACGTGCCGTCATGGAACGGCTCCGATCACCCGAAGACAACAATCAGATCGTGTGGGTGCCCTGCGATTTCGAACACGATGTATTACGCGAAAGACTCCTCGCCAACGGGTTTGATCCCACCCGGCCGAGCCTGTTCATCTGGCTCGGCGTGACCGCCTACCTCACCCAGGACGCGCTCGACGCGACACTTGCCGACCTCGCGACGGTATGCGCGCCAGGGAGCCTGCTGGTTTTCGACTACCTCGATACCAGTGTCGTCACCGGAGGAGACAGCACGTCGGTACGCGCCAGGCTATGGACCGAGGCGGCCGCTCGGTTTGGCGAGCCGTACCTGACGGGACTCACCGCGGATGATGCCGACGCACTGCTGGCCGCGCACGGGTTCCAGTGCCGCAAGCACCTGACCACACGCGAACTGCTGCAGCGGTACGCACCGACCTATGCCAGCCGATCGCCCGCCGACGGCCGGGCAGCTATCACCACGGCACAGCGCGGCTGA
- a CDS encoding RND family transporter, translating into MTGNEAEADTGPIPAPGTPAASAAADGFAARSRAFGRRVRGEFSVPFRRETYAGTEQHRPLYARLLYGLSIPIVVLWVLLACGLNAAGPQLEKVIEGHALSFLPDQASSVQALSNMGKYFGNGGTNNFVAVLAEGDQPFGAEMHQYYANLMEKFKADKKHVITTIDLWSDPSFAPAFESQDRKASFSYLNLGGNMGTALAMESTQAVRDIVKAYPPPSGVKIYVTGPSAVVNDELLAINRSILPIIFACAICITIIMSLTYRSLFTAAMPLLVVAVALVTARPIVALLGQHEIIGISIFASSLLAGIVLGAGTDYGIFLLGRYQEARRAGQDPTTAYYTALSSVQRIIFASGLTVAGATACMTLTRLAAFSTSGLPCTIGILTALAAALTLGPALLAIGCRLGLYEPRGERAVRRWRRIATHVVRWPGPVLAGSLAVLALAILVLPTYVISYNERAAQPANTEANLGLDAADRHLPPNMLNPNLLFVESDHDMRNSADLIALAKLTNAVYSVDGVQAVQGITRPLITPLPQGTLTYQGGYIGERMSQIAEMVSTQLNGIARITGQIDQLSVGVKVVLKDLEVTQRAVELPGGTGAATRQRLIELLKMAKGIHNQMQPLVADGIDAAGQLVDMVPDCKQLLPCNTALTGLAVLDGLNQTGGRKFEDIVDASRVASESLPNLVAQVRMLDRFLADSQRTLTPIRGMADSLLVQMNEVTQFLREIADTYMKGDPSGYFFLPSQAFESPLFQSALSVFFSPDGKITRMLVMGDVNSFSRESMDYSAKIVPAAKAALKGTSLGGSTVSIGGAGGTLLNIAAFAKEDFLTSAVAAFAFVFCVVLLLLRSFVAAVAVVGTVGLSFLSAWGLSVAIWQYGIGLPLHWAVAPCSFIFLVAVGADYNLLLVARFKEELRAGIKTGIIRAMVGTGSVVTTAGLIFGFTMFALIAGYSSTLAQIGTTVGVGLLLDTLIVRSLVIPSIATLLGRWFWWPMRVPCRALRESDPALVGSTSGGHRA; encoded by the coding sequence ATGACCGGGAACGAGGCCGAAGCGGATACCGGCCCGATACCCGCTCCCGGCACACCTGCGGCGTCTGCCGCAGCTGATGGGTTCGCCGCCCGATCGCGCGCATTCGGTCGCCGAGTGCGCGGGGAATTCTCTGTGCCGTTCCGTCGTGAGACCTACGCGGGCACCGAGCAGCACCGACCCCTGTACGCCCGACTGCTGTATGGACTCTCCATACCCATTGTTGTCCTATGGGTATTACTCGCGTGCGGGCTCAACGCCGCAGGCCCTCAGTTGGAGAAGGTGATTGAGGGACACGCCCTGTCCTTCTTGCCCGATCAGGCCTCATCGGTACAGGCGCTGTCGAACATGGGCAAGTATTTTGGCAACGGCGGTACGAACAACTTCGTCGCGGTGCTCGCCGAGGGCGACCAACCGTTCGGCGCGGAGATGCACCAGTACTACGCCAACCTGATGGAGAAGTTCAAGGCGGACAAGAAACACGTCATCACGACGATCGACCTATGGTCCGACCCATCGTTTGCTCCGGCGTTCGAAAGCCAGGATCGGAAGGCTTCCTTCAGCTACCTCAACCTGGGTGGCAACATGGGCACCGCGCTGGCCATGGAGTCCACTCAGGCCGTGCGCGACATCGTCAAGGCGTATCCGCCCCCGTCGGGAGTCAAGATCTACGTGACCGGTCCGTCCGCGGTCGTGAACGACGAGCTGCTCGCCATCAACCGATCGATCCTGCCGATCATCTTCGCGTGCGCCATCTGCATCACCATCATCATGTCGTTGACCTACCGCTCGCTATTCACGGCCGCGATGCCACTGCTCGTGGTGGCCGTCGCTTTGGTCACGGCCCGGCCGATCGTCGCTCTTCTCGGCCAGCACGAGATCATCGGCATTTCCATTTTCGCGTCAAGCTTGCTGGCCGGAATCGTCCTTGGCGCGGGGACCGATTACGGCATCTTCCTGCTCGGCAGATATCAAGAGGCACGACGAGCCGGCCAGGATCCGACCACGGCGTACTACACCGCACTGTCGAGCGTGCAGCGCATCATCTTCGCCTCGGGGCTGACCGTGGCGGGCGCGACCGCATGCATGACGCTCACCAGACTCGCCGCCTTCTCTACCTCCGGTCTGCCATGCACCATCGGCATCCTCACCGCTCTTGCCGCGGCGTTGACCCTCGGCCCCGCACTGCTGGCGATCGGATGCAGGCTCGGACTGTACGAACCGCGCGGAGAGCGCGCCGTCCGGCGCTGGCGGCGCATCGCCACCCACGTGGTGCGCTGGCCGGGTCCGGTGCTCGCCGGCAGCCTCGCCGTGCTGGCACTCGCGATTCTTGTGCTGCCGACCTATGTCATCAGTTACAACGAGCGTGCGGCCCAACCGGCCAACACCGAGGCGAACCTGGGTCTGGATGCCGCGGATCGGCACTTGCCGCCCAATATGCTGAACCCGAATCTCCTGTTCGTCGAGTCCGATCACGACATGCGCAACTCCGCCGACCTGATCGCACTCGCGAAGCTGACAAACGCCGTGTACTCGGTGGACGGCGTCCAAGCGGTGCAAGGCATCACCCGCCCACTTATCACTCCTCTTCCCCAAGGCACCCTGACCTATCAGGGCGGGTACATCGGCGAACGGATGTCGCAGATAGCCGAGATGGTGAGCACGCAGCTCAACGGCATCGCCAGAATCACCGGTCAGATCGATCAGCTGTCCGTAGGGGTCAAGGTGGTCCTCAAAGACCTTGAGGTGACCCAGCGCGCGGTCGAGCTGCCCGGCGGCACCGGCGCGGCCACCCGGCAACGTCTCATCGAGCTGTTGAAGATGGCGAAGGGCATCCATAACCAAATGCAGCCGCTCGTTGCGGACGGCATCGACGCGGCAGGCCAGCTCGTCGACATGGTTCCCGACTGCAAGCAGCTTCTCCCGTGCAACACCGCGCTCACCGGTCTCGCTGTTCTCGACGGACTCAACCAGACGGGAGGACGCAAGTTCGAGGACATTGTGGACGCCTCCCGCGTCGCCTCGGAATCATTGCCCAACTTGGTGGCCCAGGTGCGGATGCTCGACCGTTTTCTCGCCGACTCGCAACGCACGCTGACACCGATCCGCGGCATGGCGGACTCGCTGCTCGTACAGATGAACGAGGTCACCCAATTCCTGCGAGAGATCGCAGACACGTATATGAAGGGAGACCCGAGCGGGTACTTCTTCCTTCCGAGCCAGGCCTTCGAATCCCCGTTGTTCCAATCCGCGCTCTCTGTCTTCTTCTCTCCCGACGGCAAGATCACCCGGATGCTCGTGATGGGCGATGTGAATTCGTTCAGCCGCGAGAGCATGGACTACAGCGCAAAGATCGTCCCCGCGGCCAAGGCCGCGCTCAAGGGCACGTCACTCGGCGGGAGCACGGTGAGCATCGGCGGAGCCGGGGGCACGCTGCTCAACATCGCCGCCTTCGCCAAGGAGGACTTCCTCACCAGTGCGGTCGCGGCATTCGCCTTCGTGTTCTGCGTCGTGCTGCTGTTGTTGCGCAGCTTCGTCGCCGCGGTCGCCGTCGTCGGCACCGTGGGACTGTCCTTTCTTTCCGCGTGGGGGCTCAGTGTCGCCATTTGGCAGTACGGCATCGGTCTGCCCCTGCACTGGGCTGTCGCACCGTGTTCCTTCATCTTCCTTGTCGCGGTCGGCGCCGATTACAACCTGCTGCTCGTCGCCCGGTTCAAGGAAGAGCTCCGCGCCGGAATCAAAACCGGGATCATCCGCGCCATGGTGGGGACCGGCAGTGTGGTCACCACCGCGGGACTGATCTTCGGTTTCACGATGTTCGCGTTGATCGCGGGCTATTCCAGCACGCTCGCGCAGATCGGCACGACCGTTGGTGTCGGACTCTTACTCGACACGCTCATCGTCCGCTCGCTCGTCATCCCCTCCATCGCGACCCTCCTGGGCCGGTGGTTCTGGTGGCCAATGCGCGTGCCGTGCCGCGCGCTGCGGGAGTCGGACCCGGCATTGGTCGGCTCGACGTCCGGCGGACACCGGGCCTAG
- a CDS encoding MmpS family transport accessory protein produces MYLVVLAVLTVAAVFILKLRSSEIPDEAVGTVSRLPVLGSLSERTIQYEAIGPAGTVATVSYLDDNGHNQNVGAVLPWQEALRTVEPSLVTSMVVQSNAAGVGCRITVNGQVRDEQVATATGGIASCKVQVA; encoded by the coding sequence GTGTATCTTGTTGTGCTGGCGGTCCTTACGGTCGCGGCCGTGTTCATTCTGAAGTTGCGGTCGAGCGAGATCCCCGATGAGGCGGTGGGAACCGTGAGCCGCCTCCCCGTACTCGGCAGCCTCTCCGAGCGGACCATCCAGTACGAAGCCATCGGGCCCGCCGGGACGGTGGCGACGGTGTCCTATCTTGATGACAACGGCCACAACCAGAATGTCGGCGCGGTCCTGCCATGGCAGGAGGCGCTGCGCACCGTCGAGCCCTCCCTTGTGACCAGCATGGTCGTGCAATCCAATGCCGCTGGGGTCGGATGCCGGATCACTGTCAACGGACAGGTCCGCGACGAACAAGTCGCGACGGCCACCGGCGGTATCGCCAGTTGCAAGGTGCAAGTCGCATGA